A part of Solenopsis invicta isolate M01_SB chromosome 2, UNIL_Sinv_3.0, whole genome shotgun sequence genomic DNA contains:
- the LOC105194994 gene encoding meiosis regulator and mRNA stability factor 1 isoform X3, whose amino-acid sequence MASEKSPDYRASCMEDNDEIEGLNEKLIQLLSEQKHFSPVLPNSSLCEPEEDCGSTVDAKASGSLSFSHCRHDCSLLCYDSPAKMSSTSNHLPPIGVFWDIENCQVPKGRSAIAVTQLIRDKFFSGYREAEFIVVCDVQKENSQIIQELNDAQVNLIHVAATCKNAADEKLKQTIRRFADIHGSPAAIILISGDINFAADLSDLRHRKKIHVILLHKKNTSEALILCANEHYDFMELTEPLPSRPPPKGNESYDLLISNLPDEMDVNVIKRRLKQLSENCGGRVIDVQSNTAIVRFTSHSSADRAQKRMEGEYVFGSKIFVRYLGKEKGNIIAKNLGNIVTRSRAVSESEIVTDSKQNSSKQMYTASASVLGTRTLQYPHYQSSSSVVGAYPPFNPHCAPINGPPSGLIQQPPIYFGRYVSSGDVAFNRPYNDLTRVQSPNLIWPIGPSPQSYGHIWEEQYKAEKSKTLSKRAHIPQARDNVAVATTAHTPEGLRRIRGTHGAFLHAAEWLGGRQSYNNSLAVPLNYNVQSNSFKRRSPSPLYDAPTREKSSWHGQNQQQVSTRNNKTPSPYENNMLQRTGQHNQTSRSHLSDAENEEVENFLNPNNRVGHSTNNGINIPIELQVTNLDQNIDMRDMKQILLSIFREHVSDGQVKLPYCTMHTSKPLSDKGWAEQEMASLPNVKISLKLLESRVQQLLASHNGILPLPSLPNCYEAEFKEQLEIIENGVPLEHLVACLSCVELRQDIGSVKYIVWIGKKDHENNHDETKCVSPPLANQLALFSRELVDLLKTAPHCQLPFNRFIPAYHHHFGRQCRVADYGFTKLIDLLEALTHTVQVMGEGNKRVVTLSHRAQVRRFTSDLLRVLKSKASKQVALSEFPNVYNRVIAKPWDIVDYGVCDIEDILGEVSENTVVVTPLEDGDKMIAIPKREQTAEEIERTKLFAKEVIELLQHAPQCRMQFNKFVPSYHHHFGHQCRVSDYGFTKLIELFEAIPDVVKIEEVNGGERQISLTKKEGLKVLSEQILKLVMRAKSGLNVSSIAQMFQHQFGYALRPELFGCSSMLQLMQKLGDTVQVIDLATGPAIITIDKSHLQQTILQCRRILMGQPQHRMPTREFVQQYFQYYSKQCNLDDLKKNLANVVRFTVVNNEQVIELTPLHRFACELHLVMMNYNGTLNLSQFDVSYLNIIGSPCKPAQYGFPTITALLQALPCTVTIKETRKKETIIYLNKKLAASVGFFVPLVHKSISSHLDTDSSNDSFESDISCRVNVPNALSTMDDHEKWLDQLTNVNSWKAKDDKAVWSETCDKHWKNLPNSEKRSNNWPALESGGESLLNSLMRTPIMRNFPPPPPKPDSPPEDVMCKEEHWKSSLWMSPTKFTYSQDEHSTNVQVPPLTLPSWNQMLSGDGISNLLSPTKNLLPAAANPLYPPTSPYYPKPVIAPHPSELPLPSLSLTPKKKILVDNQKKIATNARLLNLASSENEDVIDDDESSDSYSTSSKHFKGKRRLAAQFNQPIEP is encoded by the exons ATGGCTAGCGAGAAATCTCCTGATTACCGTGCCTCCTGTATGGAAGATAACGACGAGATAGAGGGTCTTAATGAAAAGCTGATACAGCTGTTATCTGAGCAAAAACACTTCTCTCCAGTTCTGCCCAATAGTTCACTGTGTGAACCAGAGGAAGATTGTGGATCTACGGTAGATGCCAAGGCATCCGGTTCTCTGTCATTTAGCCATTGCAGACATGACTGCTCTCTTCTATGTTACGATAGTCCAGCTAAGATGTCGAGTACATCAAATCATCTTCCACCCATTGGTGTATTTTGGGACATCGAGAATTGTCAG GTTCCTAAAGGTAGATCCGCCATAGCAGTTACGCAATTAATTAGGGACAAATTTTTTAGTGGCTATAGAGAGGCGGAATTTATTGTGGTTTGTGACGTTCAGAAGGAGAATAGCCAAATTATACAGGAACTGAACGACGCTCAG gttaatttaatacatgtaGCTGCTACATGCAAGAATGCTGCAGACGAGAAGCTTAAACAGACCATTAGAAGATTCGCCGACATCCATGGCAGCCCAGCGGCTATAATCCTAATATCCGGCGACATTAATTTTGCCGCTGATCTCAGTGATCTACGTCATAGGAAAAAGATTCATGTGATATTGCTTCATAAAAAGAATACCTCAGAAGCATTAATATTATGCGCCAATGAACATTATGACTTTATGGAGCTCACGGAGCCACTGCCGTCCAGACCTCCACCAAAG GGTAATGAATCCTATGATCTTCTAATTAGTAACCTTCCTGATGAAATGGATGTTAATGTCATTAAGCGTCGTCTTAAGCAATTGTCTGAGAATTGCGGTGGTCGCGTGATAGATGTCCAGTCAAATACTGCCATTGTACGCTTTACGTCGCACAGTTCTGCAGAcag ggCTCAGAAACGTATGGAAGGAGAATATGTTTTTGGCtcaaaaatatttgtaagatATCTTGGGAAAGAAAAAGGGAATATAATCGCCAAAAATCTAG gaAATATTGTAACTCGAAGCAGAGCAGTCAGTGAATCGGAAATTGTTACTGATTCCAAGCAAAATAGCTCCAAGCAAATGTATACTGCTAGTGCCTCTGTGTTAGGGACAAGAACCCTCCAATATCCGCATTATCAATCTTCATCGTCTGTAGTGGGTGCCTATCCGCCTTTCAATCCCCATTGTGCACCCATCAATGGTCCACCATCAGG ATTGATACAGCAACCTCCCATATATTTTGGAAGATATGTGAGTAGTGGCGATGTAGCTTTTAATAGGCCATACAACGATCTTACTAGAGTGCAGTCACCAAATTTAATTTGGCCGATTGGGCCAAGCCCTCAATCATATGGCCATATATGGGAAGAACAGTATAAA gcGGAAAAGTCCAAAACTTTAAGTAAACGAGCTCACATCCCGCAGGCTCGGGATAATGTTGCTGTTGCCACAACTGCTCATACTCCTGAAGGTCTTAGGCGCATCAGAGGTACACACGGTGCATTTCTTCATGCTGCCGAATGGCTTGGAGGACGGCAATCGTACAACAATTCATTAGCTGTTCCACTTAATTATAAtg TGCAATCCAATTCTTTCAAACGACGTAGCCCATCTCCACTGTACGATGCACCGACTAGAGAAAAAAGCTCATGGCACGGTCAG aatCAGCAGCAAGTTTCTACACGAAACAATAAAACACCATCACCTTACGAAAATAATATGTTACAAAGGACAGGACAACATAATCAAACATCACGGTCGCATCTAAGTGATGCAGAAAACGAAGAAGTagag AACTTTTTAAATCCTAATAATCGCGTCGGACATAGTACGAATAATGGCATTAATATACCCATCGAATTACAAGTAACAAATTTAGATCAAAACATTGATATGAGAGACATGAAGCAAATTCTTTTATCTATATTCAGGGAACATGTTTCG GATGGACAAGTCAAGTTGCCGTATTGCACGATGCATACCTCGAAACCGTTGTCTGATAAAGGCTGGGCGGAACAAGAAATGGCATCCTTACCGAATGTAAAGATCTCTTTGAAACTTCTCGAGTCTCGTGTACAACAATTACTAGCGTCGCACAATGGCATTCTACCCTTGCcaag ttTACCAAACTGTTATGAGGCAGAATTCAAAGAACAATTAGAAATCATAGAGAATGGTGTACCTTTAGAACATTTAGTAGCCTGCTTATCATGTGTCGAATTGAGACAAGATATCGGTAGCGTGAAGTATATTGTGTGGATAGGGAAAAAGGATCATGAAAATAATCACgatg AAACTAAGTGTGTGAGTCCACCACTTGCGAATCAACTAGCTCTTTTCAGCCGCGAACTGGTTGATCTTTTGAAAACCGCTCCACACTGCCAGTTACCCTTTAATCGATTTATACCAGCTTATCACCATCATTTCGGACGTCAGTGCAGAGTTGCCGATTACGGGTTTACTAAACTAATAGATCTGTTAGAGGCACTTACGCACACTGTACAA GTAATGGGAGAGGGCAATAAGCGTGTGGTTACGTTATCGCATCGTGCTCAAGTACGTAGATTTACCTCGGATTTATTGCGAGTACTGAAATCGAAAGCGAGCAAACAAGTGGCACTTTCAGAATTTCCAAACGTTTATAACCGAGTAATAG cAAAACCTTGGGACATCGTGGATTACGGTGTATGTGATATCGAGGATATTCTCGGTGAAGTGTCCGAGAACACGGTTGTCGTAACTCCTTTGGAAGATGGTGATAAAATGATAGCCATTCCCAAACGCGAGCAAACTGCTGAAGAAATCGAACGAACGAAATTGTTCGCTAAGGAG GTGATCGAGCTACTGCAACACGCTCCACAATGTAGAATGCAGTTCAACAAATTTGTACCTTCTTATCATCATCACTTTGGCCATCAATGCCGCGTATCAGATTACGGATTCACCAAATTGATCGAATTGTTCGAAGCAATCCCCGATGTAGTTAAGATCGAGGAAGTAAACGGAGGCGAGAGACAGATATCTTTGACCAAGAAAGAGGGTCTTAAAGTTCTCTCCGAACAGATATTGAAATTGGTGATGCGCGCCAAAAGTGGCCTAAACGTTTCGAGCATCGCACAAATGTTCCAACATCAATTCGGCTACGCGTTACGTCCCGAATTGTTCGGCTGCAGTTCGATGTTGCAACTTATGCAAAAGCTTGGAGATACCGTTCAG GTCATAGATTTGGCTACAGGACCAGCTATCATCACAATAGACAAATCACATTTGCAGCAAACAATTCTCCAATGCCGGCGCATATTAATGGGCCAGCCCCAACATAGAATGCCTACCAGAGAATTTGTGCAACAATACTTTCAATATTATTCGAAGCAATGTAATCTAgacgacttaaaaaaaaatctggcaAATGTTGTTCGG TTTACAGTGGTAAATAACGAACAAGTCATCGAGCTGACACCATTGCATCGCTTTGCTTGTGAGCTTCATCTTGTAATGATGAATTACAATggtacattaaatttatcgcAGTTTGATGTATCATACTTGAATATCATAGGCTCACCTTGTAAACCTGCACAATATGGTTTTCCAACAATAACTGCACTTTTACAAGCCTTACCTTGCACTGTAACGATAAAAGAGACACGGAAAAAAGAAACGATTATCTACTTGAATAAAAAGCTAGCcg CTTCTGTCGGTTTTTTTGTGCCACTGGTACACAAATCGATATCATCTCATCTCGATACAGATTCTAGCAACGATTcatttgaaagtgatatttcCTGTCGCGTAAATGTTCCCAACGCTTTGAGCACGATGGATGATCACGAGAAATGGCTCGATCAATTGACAAATGTTAATTCTTGGAAAGCAAAAGATGACAAAGCTGTATGGTCGGAGACTTGTGACAAGCATTGGAAGAACTTACCGAATTCGGAAAAACGCTCGAATAACTGGCCAGCTCTGGAAAGCGGCGGTGAAAGCCTCTTAAACAGCTTGATGCGCACACCGATAATGCGTAATTTCCCTCCACCGCCACCTAAACCCGATTCCCCACCCgag GATGTCATGTGCAAGGAAGAACACTGGAAATCTTCACTGTGGATGTCTCCAACAAAATTTACCTATTCACAAGATGAACATTCCACGAATGTACAG GTCCCTCCATTAACTTTACCAAGCTGGAATCAAATGTTGTCCGGTGACGGTATATCGAATTTGCTATCACCGACTAAAAATCTATTGCCCGCTGCTGCTAATCCGTTGTATCCGCCTACCTCTCCTTATTATCCTAAGCCTGTTATTGCACCACACCCATCGGAGTTGCCACTTCCTTCCTTATCGCTAACACCTAAGAAGAAAATATTGGTGGATAATCAGAAAAAGATTGCCACTAACGCGAGGTTGCTTAATCTTGCTAGTTCCGAAAACGAAGATGTTATCGACGATGATGAGAGCAGCGACAGTTATAGCACTTCTAGTAAACATT TTAAAGGCAAGAGACGTCTGGCGGCCCAATTCAATCAGCCGATCGAGCCATAA
- the LOC105194994 gene encoding meiosis regulator and mRNA stability factor 1 isoform X4, which translates to MASEKSPDYRASCMEDNDEIEGLNEKLIQLLSEQKHFSPVLPNSSLCEPEEDCGSTVDAKASGSLSFSHCRHDCSLLCYDSPAKMSSTSNHLPPIGVFWDIENCQVPKGRSAIAVTQLIRDKFFSGYREAEFIVVCDVQKENSQIIQELNDAQVNLIHVAATCKNAADEKLKQTIRRFADIHGSPAAIILISGDINFAADLSDLRHRKKIHVILLHKKNTSEALILCANEHYDFMELTEPLPSRPPPKGNESYDLLISNLPDEMDVNVIKRRLKQLSENCGGRVIDVQSNTAIVRFTSHSSADRAQKRMEGEYVFGSKIFVRYLGKEKGNIIAKNLGNIVTRSRAVSESEIVTDSKQNSSKQMYTASASVLGTRTLQYPHYQSSSSVVGAYPPFNPHCAPINGPPSGLIQQPPIYFGRYVSSGDVAFNRPYNDLTRVQSPNLIWPIGPSPQSYGHIWEEQYKAEKSKTLSKRAHIPQARDNVAVATTAHTPEGLRRIRGTHGAFLHAAEWLGGRQSYNNSLAVPLNYNVQSNSFKRRSPSPLYDAPTREKSSWHGQNQQQVSTRNNKTPSPYENNMLQRTGQHNQTSRSHLSDAENEEVEDGQVKLPYCTMHTSKPLSDKGWAEQEMASLPNVKISLKLLESRVQQLLASHNGILPLPSLPNCYEAEFKEQLEIIENGVPLEHLVACLSCVELRQDIGSVKYIVWIGKKDHENNHDETKCVSPPLANQLALFSRELVDLLKTAPHCQLPFNRFIPAYHHHFGRQCRVADYGFTKLIDLLEALTHTVQVMGEGNKRVVTLSHRAQVRRFTSDLLRVLKSKASKQVALSEFPNVYNRVIAKPWDIVDYGVCDIEDILGEVSENTVVVTPLEDGDKMIAIPKREQTAEEIERTKLFAKEVIELLQHAPQCRMQFNKFVPSYHHHFGHQCRVSDYGFTKLIELFEAIPDVVKIEEVNGGERQISLTKKEGLKVLSEQILKLVMRAKSGLNVSSIAQMFQHQFGYALRPELFGCSSMLQLMQKLGDTVQVIDLATGPAIITIDKSHLQQTILQCRRILMGQPQHRMPTREFVQQYFQYYSKQCNLDDLKKNLANVVRFTVVNNEQVIELTPLHRFACELHLVMMNYNGTLNLSQFDVSYLNIIGSPCKPAQYGFPTITALLQALPCTVTIKETRKKETIIYLNKKLAASVGFFVPLVHKSISSHLDTDSSNDSFESDISCRVNVPNALSTMDDHEKWLDQLTNVNSWKAKDDKAVWSETCDKHWKNLPNSEKRSNNWPALESGGESLLNSLMRTPIMRNFPPPPPKPDSPPEDVMCKEEHWKSSLWMSPTKFTYSQDEHSTNVQVPPLTLPSWNQMLSGDGISNLLSPTKNLLPAAANPLYPPTSPYYPKPVIAPHPSELPLPSLSLTPKKKILVDNQKKIATNARLLNLASSENEDVIDDDESSDSYSTSSKHFKGKRRLAAQFNQPIEP; encoded by the exons ATGGCTAGCGAGAAATCTCCTGATTACCGTGCCTCCTGTATGGAAGATAACGACGAGATAGAGGGTCTTAATGAAAAGCTGATACAGCTGTTATCTGAGCAAAAACACTTCTCTCCAGTTCTGCCCAATAGTTCACTGTGTGAACCAGAGGAAGATTGTGGATCTACGGTAGATGCCAAGGCATCCGGTTCTCTGTCATTTAGCCATTGCAGACATGACTGCTCTCTTCTATGTTACGATAGTCCAGCTAAGATGTCGAGTACATCAAATCATCTTCCACCCATTGGTGTATTTTGGGACATCGAGAATTGTCAG GTTCCTAAAGGTAGATCCGCCATAGCAGTTACGCAATTAATTAGGGACAAATTTTTTAGTGGCTATAGAGAGGCGGAATTTATTGTGGTTTGTGACGTTCAGAAGGAGAATAGCCAAATTATACAGGAACTGAACGACGCTCAG gttaatttaatacatgtaGCTGCTACATGCAAGAATGCTGCAGACGAGAAGCTTAAACAGACCATTAGAAGATTCGCCGACATCCATGGCAGCCCAGCGGCTATAATCCTAATATCCGGCGACATTAATTTTGCCGCTGATCTCAGTGATCTACGTCATAGGAAAAAGATTCATGTGATATTGCTTCATAAAAAGAATACCTCAGAAGCATTAATATTATGCGCCAATGAACATTATGACTTTATGGAGCTCACGGAGCCACTGCCGTCCAGACCTCCACCAAAG GGTAATGAATCCTATGATCTTCTAATTAGTAACCTTCCTGATGAAATGGATGTTAATGTCATTAAGCGTCGTCTTAAGCAATTGTCTGAGAATTGCGGTGGTCGCGTGATAGATGTCCAGTCAAATACTGCCATTGTACGCTTTACGTCGCACAGTTCTGCAGAcag ggCTCAGAAACGTATGGAAGGAGAATATGTTTTTGGCtcaaaaatatttgtaagatATCTTGGGAAAGAAAAAGGGAATATAATCGCCAAAAATCTAG gaAATATTGTAACTCGAAGCAGAGCAGTCAGTGAATCGGAAATTGTTACTGATTCCAAGCAAAATAGCTCCAAGCAAATGTATACTGCTAGTGCCTCTGTGTTAGGGACAAGAACCCTCCAATATCCGCATTATCAATCTTCATCGTCTGTAGTGGGTGCCTATCCGCCTTTCAATCCCCATTGTGCACCCATCAATGGTCCACCATCAGG ATTGATACAGCAACCTCCCATATATTTTGGAAGATATGTGAGTAGTGGCGATGTAGCTTTTAATAGGCCATACAACGATCTTACTAGAGTGCAGTCACCAAATTTAATTTGGCCGATTGGGCCAAGCCCTCAATCATATGGCCATATATGGGAAGAACAGTATAAA gcGGAAAAGTCCAAAACTTTAAGTAAACGAGCTCACATCCCGCAGGCTCGGGATAATGTTGCTGTTGCCACAACTGCTCATACTCCTGAAGGTCTTAGGCGCATCAGAGGTACACACGGTGCATTTCTTCATGCTGCCGAATGGCTTGGAGGACGGCAATCGTACAACAATTCATTAGCTGTTCCACTTAATTATAAtg TGCAATCCAATTCTTTCAAACGACGTAGCCCATCTCCACTGTACGATGCACCGACTAGAGAAAAAAGCTCATGGCACGGTCAG aatCAGCAGCAAGTTTCTACACGAAACAATAAAACACCATCACCTTACGAAAATAATATGTTACAAAGGACAGGACAACATAATCAAACATCACGGTCGCATCTAAGTGATGCAGAAAACGAAGAAGTagag GATGGACAAGTCAAGTTGCCGTATTGCACGATGCATACCTCGAAACCGTTGTCTGATAAAGGCTGGGCGGAACAAGAAATGGCATCCTTACCGAATGTAAAGATCTCTTTGAAACTTCTCGAGTCTCGTGTACAACAATTACTAGCGTCGCACAATGGCATTCTACCCTTGCcaag ttTACCAAACTGTTATGAGGCAGAATTCAAAGAACAATTAGAAATCATAGAGAATGGTGTACCTTTAGAACATTTAGTAGCCTGCTTATCATGTGTCGAATTGAGACAAGATATCGGTAGCGTGAAGTATATTGTGTGGATAGGGAAAAAGGATCATGAAAATAATCACgatg AAACTAAGTGTGTGAGTCCACCACTTGCGAATCAACTAGCTCTTTTCAGCCGCGAACTGGTTGATCTTTTGAAAACCGCTCCACACTGCCAGTTACCCTTTAATCGATTTATACCAGCTTATCACCATCATTTCGGACGTCAGTGCAGAGTTGCCGATTACGGGTTTACTAAACTAATAGATCTGTTAGAGGCACTTACGCACACTGTACAA GTAATGGGAGAGGGCAATAAGCGTGTGGTTACGTTATCGCATCGTGCTCAAGTACGTAGATTTACCTCGGATTTATTGCGAGTACTGAAATCGAAAGCGAGCAAACAAGTGGCACTTTCAGAATTTCCAAACGTTTATAACCGAGTAATAG cAAAACCTTGGGACATCGTGGATTACGGTGTATGTGATATCGAGGATATTCTCGGTGAAGTGTCCGAGAACACGGTTGTCGTAACTCCTTTGGAAGATGGTGATAAAATGATAGCCATTCCCAAACGCGAGCAAACTGCTGAAGAAATCGAACGAACGAAATTGTTCGCTAAGGAG GTGATCGAGCTACTGCAACACGCTCCACAATGTAGAATGCAGTTCAACAAATTTGTACCTTCTTATCATCATCACTTTGGCCATCAATGCCGCGTATCAGATTACGGATTCACCAAATTGATCGAATTGTTCGAAGCAATCCCCGATGTAGTTAAGATCGAGGAAGTAAACGGAGGCGAGAGACAGATATCTTTGACCAAGAAAGAGGGTCTTAAAGTTCTCTCCGAACAGATATTGAAATTGGTGATGCGCGCCAAAAGTGGCCTAAACGTTTCGAGCATCGCACAAATGTTCCAACATCAATTCGGCTACGCGTTACGTCCCGAATTGTTCGGCTGCAGTTCGATGTTGCAACTTATGCAAAAGCTTGGAGATACCGTTCAG GTCATAGATTTGGCTACAGGACCAGCTATCATCACAATAGACAAATCACATTTGCAGCAAACAATTCTCCAATGCCGGCGCATATTAATGGGCCAGCCCCAACATAGAATGCCTACCAGAGAATTTGTGCAACAATACTTTCAATATTATTCGAAGCAATGTAATCTAgacgacttaaaaaaaaatctggcaAATGTTGTTCGG TTTACAGTGGTAAATAACGAACAAGTCATCGAGCTGACACCATTGCATCGCTTTGCTTGTGAGCTTCATCTTGTAATGATGAATTACAATggtacattaaatttatcgcAGTTTGATGTATCATACTTGAATATCATAGGCTCACCTTGTAAACCTGCACAATATGGTTTTCCAACAATAACTGCACTTTTACAAGCCTTACCTTGCACTGTAACGATAAAAGAGACACGGAAAAAAGAAACGATTATCTACTTGAATAAAAAGCTAGCcg CTTCTGTCGGTTTTTTTGTGCCACTGGTACACAAATCGATATCATCTCATCTCGATACAGATTCTAGCAACGATTcatttgaaagtgatatttcCTGTCGCGTAAATGTTCCCAACGCTTTGAGCACGATGGATGATCACGAGAAATGGCTCGATCAATTGACAAATGTTAATTCTTGGAAAGCAAAAGATGACAAAGCTGTATGGTCGGAGACTTGTGACAAGCATTGGAAGAACTTACCGAATTCGGAAAAACGCTCGAATAACTGGCCAGCTCTGGAAAGCGGCGGTGAAAGCCTCTTAAACAGCTTGATGCGCACACCGATAATGCGTAATTTCCCTCCACCGCCACCTAAACCCGATTCCCCACCCgag GATGTCATGTGCAAGGAAGAACACTGGAAATCTTCACTGTGGATGTCTCCAACAAAATTTACCTATTCACAAGATGAACATTCCACGAATGTACAG GTCCCTCCATTAACTTTACCAAGCTGGAATCAAATGTTGTCCGGTGACGGTATATCGAATTTGCTATCACCGACTAAAAATCTATTGCCCGCTGCTGCTAATCCGTTGTATCCGCCTACCTCTCCTTATTATCCTAAGCCTGTTATTGCACCACACCCATCGGAGTTGCCACTTCCTTCCTTATCGCTAACACCTAAGAAGAAAATATTGGTGGATAATCAGAAAAAGATTGCCACTAACGCGAGGTTGCTTAATCTTGCTAGTTCCGAAAACGAAGATGTTATCGACGATGATGAGAGCAGCGACAGTTATAGCACTTCTAGTAAACATT TTAAAGGCAAGAGACGTCTGGCGGCCCAATTCAATCAGCCGATCGAGCCATAA